Genomic window (Polaribacter batillariae):
GTGCGCCTTGATGTTTGCCTACTATTTTACCATCTTCTTCTAAATACTTAAATTTTGTTGCGAAATAATTAAGTGTAGCTTCTTTGTTTTCGAACTTTGGCGTCTCTTTTATATATTGAGAAAAATCTGAAGGGATTTGAACAATATTACCTTCTTTGGGCTGTAATTTTTGTTGTAAAAATTCTGGCAAACGAACTTTACCAATAAAACATAAACCTTGCGAATCTTTTTTTTCTGCTGTAATTAAATCGGCTTTTTTGGCAATTTCTCTAACTTCTGGTTTTGTTAATTCGCCAATTGGAAACAATGCTTTTGCTAATTGCTCTTGCGAAAGTTGACATAAAAAATAAGATTGATCTTTGTTGGTGTCTTTTCCGGCTAATAATTTATAAATTGGTTTTCCGTCGATAATTTCTTCGGCTTTTCTACAATAATGCCCCGTTGCAACATAATCTGCGCCTAATTTTAAGGCAATGTCCATAAAAACATCGAACTTAATTTCTCGATTGCAAAGTACATCTGGGTTTGGCGTTCTTCCTTTTTCATATTCCGCAAACATATAATCTACAATACGTTCTTTATATTCTTCGCTTAAATCTACCACTTGAAACGGAATTCCGAGTTTTTCGGCAACAATCATAGCATCGTTACTGTCTTCTAACCAAGGGCATTCATTGGAAATTATTACAGAATCGTCGTGCCAATTTTTCATAAAAAGCCCAATAACTTCGTAACCTTCTTCTTTTAATAAATGTGCAGTAACACTAGAATCTACACCTCCAGAAAGACCTACAACTACTCGTTTCATTCTTATTTTTTTTGAAGGTGCAAAGTTACAAATTAGAATTTTATTGCGATATTATTTATCACTTGAAATAAAACCACTTTTTTTTGCAGAATTATTAGAAAAAGTAGCTGTTGAATTGTAGATTTTAGAACTAGCTAAAATTTCTCGTTTGGAGAAAATAAGTAATCGCTTAAAACCATTGTTGTAAAACGTTATTTTCTATTTAATTGTTCAATTCCTTTTTCTAAATCATCAAAAAAGAATTTGTTATCAACGATATCTTCTTCTGCGTCTATTCCTAAAATAAGAGTTGATATCGCTTTTCTATTTTTATCTCCAAGAATTATAACAGAAGATGTTGAGTCTGGTATGTCAAGTAATAATTCCATATCATCTCCAGATTCATAATCTACTTCGCTAATATCA
Coding sequences:
- the mnmA gene encoding tRNA 2-thiouridine(34) synthase MnmA; protein product: MKRVVVGLSGGVDSSVTAHLLKEEGYEVIGLFMKNWHDDSVIISNECPWLEDSNDAMIVAEKLGIPFQVVDLSEEYKERIVDYMFAEYEKGRTPNPDVLCNREIKFDVFMDIALKLGADYVATGHYCRKAEEIIDGKPIYKLLAGKDTNKDQSYFLCQLSQEQLAKALFPIGELTKPEVREIAKKADLITAEKKDSQGLCFIGKVRLPEFLQQKLQPKEGNIVQIPSDFSQYIKETPKFENKEATLNYFATKFKYLEEDGKIVGKHQGAHYFTKGQRKGLNVGGTKEALYVIETDVNTNTIYTGEGKNHPGLYRNTLLVSNEEIHWIREDLILKPGETMEVEARIRYRQALEKATLHKVQNGLYVQFVNKQSAIQEGQFVAWYKNEELLGSGVIS